The Humulus lupulus chromosome 3, drHumLupu1.1, whole genome shotgun sequence genome window below encodes:
- the LOC133821101 gene encoding uncharacterized protein LOC133821101, which yields MEGLIPLVYRAIKKNRTRRQYECLSSGTAAAPQGYNIADFYVSDHHNLHHQAQNDMMMKSGHRRHNSVGEYAFGSFSTPGAERDYITTSTTPTTITAPKRARLVRFTSHRMFTFSCVTGAA from the coding sequence ATGGAGGGTCTTATACCACTTGTTTATAGGGCGATCAAGAAGAATAGAACACGAAGACAATACGAATGTTTGTCATCTGGCACTGCTGCTGCGCCACAGGGTTACAACATAGCAGACTTTTACGTCTCTGATCATCACAATCTTCACCATCAAGCCCAGAACGATATGATGATGAAAAGTGGTCACCGGCGCCATAACTCGGTGGGTGAGTATGCCTTCGGATCATTCTCAACGCCGGGGGCAGAGCGAGACTACATAACAACATCAACAACACCCACAACGATCACAGCTCCCAAGAGGGCTAGACTCGTGCGCTTTACAAGTCACCGCATGTTCACCTTCTCCTGTGTTACCGGCGCAGCCTAG